The Chryseobacterium sp. JV274 sequence TCAAGTCGGTTAAGGATTTCATTCAAAGAACCGTATTGTGCTTTAAGCCCTAAAGTTCCTAAAAGGGAAATCCCGATTAAAAGTTTTCTCATATACTGTGTTTTATAAAAAAGTTTTGCCAGAATACTGAATCCTGACAAAACCTATATTTTTAATGTAAAGTTAAAGATTACCTCTTCTTTCCTGCTCTCTTTCTAATGCTTCGAATAAAGCTTTGAAATTTCCGGCACCAAAACTCTGTGCACCGTGTCTTTCAATAATTTCGAAGAATAGAGTAGGACGGTCTTCTACAGGCTTGGTAAAGATCTGCAATAAGTACCCTTCTTCATCATGATCAATAAGTATACCTAAATCCTGAAGTTTTTTAAGATCTTCATCAATATGACCTACTCTTTCAGGAACCATATCGTAATAAGCTTCCGGTGGAGCAGAAAGAAACTCTACACCACGTTTTTTCAATTCAGTTACGGTATGGATGATATCTTTCGTAGCAACCGCGATGTGCTGTACGCCTTCTCCTTCGTAGAAATCAAGATATTCTTCTACCTGAGATTTCTTTTTACCCTCTGCAGGTTCGTTGATAGGGAATTTTGCAAATCCATTTCCGTTGGACATTACTTTAGACATCAATGCAGAATATTCTGTATTGATCTGCTTGTCGTCAAAAGAAAGAATGTTTACAAATCCCATTACCTTTTCATACCATTCTACTGTTGGGATCATTCTGTTCCAGTCAACATTTCCTACGCAGTGGTCTACATACAATAAACCTGCTTCTTCAGGCTTATAGTTACTTTCCCACTTTTCATATCCAGGCATGAAAGCTCCGTTGTAATTTTTTCTTTCTACAAACATGTGAACGGTTTCTCCATACGTGTAGATACCGGACATTCTTACCTCACCATGCTCATCAGTTAAAGTTACAGGCTCTAAATAAGGTTTACCACCTCTTTTAGTTGTTTCTTCGAAAGCTGCATAAGCGTCGTCTACCCAAAGTGCCAAAATTTTTACTCCGTCACCATGTTTTTTTACGTGTTCGCTGATAAGAGAGTCAGACTTAAGTCCTGTTGTTAGTACCAATCTGATTTTTCCTTGTTGAAGCACATAAGATGCACGGTCTCTTACTCCTGTTTCAGGACCCGCATAAGCTACAGACTGAAAACCGAAAGCGGTTTTGTAATAATGGGCAGCCTGTTTTGCATTTCCTACATAAAACTCAATGTAATCTGTACCGTTGATCGGTAAGAAATTTTCTGCTTGAGCTATTTTCTCGGCAAATGTAAGTGTTGACATATTTTCTCTTTTACTTTTATTTTATTGGTATGCAAATTACAAAAAACTTAGACATTGCGAAAATATTCCCTTGGATTCATTGAATATATTTAACATAAAGTTAAAGAAGAGTTTACTTAAGTATATTTAAGTTTCTTACGTTTGAAATCGGCTACTTACATTTGTAATACAAAAGACAAGTGAAAAAAATATTTCGAAACATGAAAGCCGTAGAGATTCTCTACGGCTTTCTTTTTATATTGTTTCAATCTTTCTGTTTAGCATTCCGGCATCAGGATTATAATTATCCCATATCTTCCAGGTATTATTTATCTTCCGGATGAAGTAGATCTGGGTACTCAGCTGGTTGACAAAATGCTCTTCTCCCGTTTCTCCCACTTTGAAAAGAAGGTTCCAGAATTCCTGAGACTCCAGTATTTTTTTGTCCGGCTCATCTGTAACGATGTGAATATCAAAAACTTCATAATTGGACCGGTTGTTTTTAGTAACCAGATGAAAATCCTTATCACACAGTTCTTTACTGAATTGTGACGCTCTTTCCAGAAACGGGGAATCATCAAATACTAGATCTTTTAACAGTTCAGTATTGTGAATGGGAAACAGCTTGTAAAATTCAAAAGCAGCAGCACAGTAATCATAAACCATCTGCGTAAGATTTGACCGGTTATCAGATTCCTCATGATCCTGTTTCTTATGTCTTACAGATAGTATATAATCATTAAGGTCTTTGTAGCCTAAGAAAATACAGATTTTATCTAATGTTTTAAGAAACCTGAGATCATTATGGGTTTTATCCTGGTAATCATTTTCAAAAAAACGCTGAAGGGTAACATGTGAAATGGTATTTCCAATTTCAAATTTTTTTCCCCCCTTCAGTTCTTCAGCCTCAGAGAGTTCATCTTTAATAATTTCGGAAAGAATAATATAATGGCTTCTCTTCCATTCATTCACATTCCCCAAAACAGAATTCCTTACTTTAGAATGCTTTACAACTTCTTCTCGTATCGAATTATATATAGTTTTCAATTTCCTTGTTTTTGAGTGAGTTTTATCAAAAATACTGCCAAAAGATTAGCGCTTTTTTATGATTCTGCAGATGTGGTTTCAAAATATGTTTTGAGATTTTAAATAAAAAAAACAATTTGGAAATCCTTTTTATTTGATTATCAGTGTTTAAATCTATCAAAGGCTGCTCTCTCCAGCATTTCTCTATCGTCCGGATGGGCAATGCTGATGAGTTCCTGTGCTCTCTGGCGAAGGTTTTTCCCATACAGGTAAGCCGTTCCGTATTCAGTAACAACGTAATGGATATGTCCTCTTGTGGTTACTACACCAGCTCCTTGTTTAAGAAAAGGAACGATTCTGGAAATTCCTTTTTTCGTTCTAGCGGTAATGGCTATGATAGGTTTTCCGTCATCACTTAATGCGGCACCGCGCATAAAGTCCATTTGTCCTCCAATTCCACTGTATTGCATTGTTCCGATAGAATCGGCGCATACCTGTCCCGTCAGATCTATTTCAATGGCGGAATTGATGGCAACCATTTTTTTGTTTCTCATGATATTGATCGGAAAGTTTACTTCGCTTACATCTCTGAAAGCAAATACAGTATTGTCATCTACATAATCATACAGTTTTCTGGTTCCGAAGCAAAAGCTTGTAATGGTTTTATTATCGTTGTATCCTTTATATTTATTGTTGATCACATCATCCTGAATCAAGTCAATAACACCATCACTCAGCATTTCGGTATGAATTCCCAGATCTTTATGGTTGGTAAGGCATTTCAAAACAGCATCAGGAATGGTTCCTATACCCATCTGAAGGGTAGATCTGTCTTCAATGAGTTCAGCCACATTTTTTCCGACAAGCATTTCTTCAGGACCTACTTTTGAACCATAATCTACGGTTGGAAGTTCCTCTTCATGCCAAACCAGTTTATGAATTCTGCTGATGTGGATCATCCCGTCTCCGTGGGTTCTTGGCATCCTGGGATTGACAATAGCAACAATGATTTTTGCGGTATCTACAGCCGCTCTTGCAATATCTACAGAAGTTCCCAGCGTACAGAAACCATGTCTGTCCGGAGGAGAAACCGTAACAATGGCTACATCAAGAGGCAGAATATTTTTTCTGAATAAAATAGGAATTTCACTTAGAAAGACAGGCACAAAGTCTCCTCTGTCAGAATTTACGGCATCACGCACAGGAGTGGAAACAAATAACGAATTGATGAAAAAACTGTCTTTGTATTCCGGTTTTGCAATTTCCACATTTCCTTGCTGGGTAATGGAGACCATTTCTACATTTTGTAGCCGGCCAGCCTGTCTTGCCAGCTCATCAATCAGGTAATTGGGAGTACATGCACTGCCGTGAAAAAATACCCGGTTTCCACTTTTTATCGTATATATTGCTTCTTCTGCACTGATGTAATTATTCATATTTAATCTTTTTTCAAAGGAGGTTGAGAGCATTATGAGAGCATTATTTATTACATAAAACACTTCTATTCTTTCAAAGATAACCTTTATAATTTTATATTCATATAAATAGTTTAAGGATATTGCACAGACTTTTGTCATATAAATAAACCAGATGCAATTTAAAAGATAAAGGACCAAATGCATTGGCATTCAGTCCTTTTATATCATTTATTATTTTGTTTAAAATCTTAATTGGCAGTTTCAACAGCTGTTTTCTGTTTCATACTTCCGGTTTCAGAGAATCGCAGATGCCAACTGAATGATTCTTCCAACAAATGAGGGGTGTGTCCGCCTCTTTCACATGCTCTGTCGAAATAGGATTGCAGTTCTTCTTTATATTCCGGATGAACACAATTGTCTATGATTTTCTGTGCTCTTTCTCTCGGTGCTAATCCTCTTAAGTCAGCTAATCCCACATCTGTTACCAGAATATCTACATCATGTTC is a genomic window containing:
- the hppD gene encoding 4-hydroxyphenylpyruvate dioxygenase, whose translation is MSTLTFAEKIAQAENFLPINGTDYIEFYVGNAKQAAHYYKTAFGFQSVAYAGPETGVRDRASYVLQQGKIRLVLTTGLKSDSLISEHVKKHGDGVKILALWVDDAYAAFEETTKRGGKPYLEPVTLTDEHGEVRMSGIYTYGETVHMFVERKNYNGAFMPGYEKWESNYKPEEAGLLYVDHCVGNVDWNRMIPTVEWYEKVMGFVNILSFDDKQINTEYSALMSKVMSNGNGFAKFPINEPAEGKKKSQVEEYLDFYEGEGVQHIAVATKDIIHTVTELKKRGVEFLSAPPEAYYDMVPERVGHIDEDLKKLQDLGILIDHDEEGYLLQIFTKPVEDRPTLFFEIIERHGAQSFGAGNFKALFEALEREQERRGNL
- a CDS encoding acetyl-CoA hydrolase/transferase family protein, producing MNNYISAEEAIYTIKSGNRVFFHGSACTPNYLIDELARQAGRLQNVEMVSITQQGNVEIAKPEYKDSFFINSLFVSTPVRDAVNSDRGDFVPVFLSEIPILFRKNILPLDVAIVTVSPPDRHGFCTLGTSVDIARAAVDTAKIIVAIVNPRMPRTHGDGMIHISRIHKLVWHEEELPTVDYGSKVGPEEMLVGKNVAELIEDRSTLQMGIGTIPDAVLKCLTNHKDLGIHTEMLSDGVIDLIQDDVINNKYKGYNDNKTITSFCFGTRKLYDYVDDNTVFAFRDVSEVNFPINIMRNKKMVAINSAIEIDLTGQVCADSIGTMQYSGIGGQMDFMRGAALSDDGKPIIAITARTKKGISRIVPFLKQGAGVVTTRGHIHYVVTEYGTAYLYGKNLRQRAQELISIAHPDDREMLERAAFDRFKH